Sequence from the Janthinobacterium lividum genome:
CGGTCTGGGTATCCGGCCGTTCACGCGTCATCACTGTGCGCTACTCATCCTGGTTGGTGGCACACAGCTTCGATGTTGTTGCCTTCTAAATCAATGACAAAGGCGCCATAGTAGTGAGGGTGATAGTCTAGGCGGAGGCCGGGGGCGCCATTGTCTTTTCCTCCGGCGGTGATCGCTGCGAGGTAAAAAGCATCCACTTGCGCACGAGTTTCTGCGCGCCATGCCAGGTGGCAGCCGGTAGTCGCTGGCGGCCCCCCGTATGGTGATGGGCCATCGATGAACCATACATCGGCTTTTTTGCCGTCAGGCTCAGAGGCGTCAGGGTAAGCAAACCCCAGCATGTTCGCACCGTAGTTGCCTTCGAAGCATAGGCTGTAGCCCAATGGCGCAAGGGCTGCGCTGTAAAACGCTTTAGCACGACCAATATCGGTCACGCGGAAAGTCATGTGGTCAAGCATGGTGAGTTACTCCCGAGGTAGATTGTTGTATGCGATTGAAGCACGTTAACTGTACATGCATACAGTATTGATAGCAAGACGTTAACATCACGGTTTGAGCAACACTGCATCGCCCAAGACACGCGCACTGGATACCGGATTGAAGCGGCCGTCAGCACGCAATGCGTCAGGCACCGGGTGGAAGCCGCCCGCCCGATGCTGCCTAATTTTTTATACAACATATTGCGCAATATATTGTATTCTTGAGTCTCACCGAGGAGAAACATTAGAATGCGCTATCACTCATGTCTGCTTCAAGCGCTGTCGGCGCTGTCCATCGTTTGCGCATCGGGCGCTTTTGCCGAGGTGCCGGGCATCTCACGAGACGAAAAGGGCGCGATCATCGCCTCCCTCGATAGCACCTTGAATGCGAACTACCCGTTTCCGGACATCGCAAGAAAAATTACGCCGGTGCTTCAGGAGCGGCTGAAAAAGGGAGATTATGACGCGGCGACCACGAAGGCAGCGTTTGCGAGCAAGCTGACCGACGATCTCCTCAAAGTCAGCGGCGACCTGCATTTCTTCGTGGGTGCCGACGCAAAATGGATCGCGGAATTCAAGGCGAAGGCCAATCCGGCGCTCAAGGCCAAGATACGAAAAGAAGAATTGAGCACGCTGGAGGAGAGCAATTTCGGTTTCGATGAGGTCGCTCGCCTGAAGGGAAATATCGGCTATATACGCTTCAGCTATTTTGCCGATCCGGAACTTGCCTATGATACGGCCGCGTCCGCTATGCGCTTCGTCGGCAATACGGATGCCGTTATCATCGATTTGCGCTATAACAATGGCGGACATCTGGAAATGGCGCAATTCCTGGCGAGCTATTTCTTCTCCAGCGAGAAAGACCAGCTGCTCTTCGACTATTATTATAATGAGGATGGCAAGCGTATCCAGCGCGGGCAATGGGTGCTGCCGGGCCTGCCTGGCAAGCGCATGGTGGACAAGCCGGTCTATATCCTGACCGGCTCCACGTCGTTTTCCTCCGCAGAATGGTTTTCCTATGCGATGAAGAAGCTCGGGCGAGCGACACTGATCGGGGAGCGGACCGCCGGCGGTGCGCATCCGGTTGCGCGCAAGCCGCTCAACGACGATTTTTTCTTGCAAGTGCCGATCGGCCAGATCCAGGACCCCGTGGACCATGGCGATTTCGAAGGTGCCGGCGTGCAACCCGATATCCCTAGCCCCTCTATACGCGCGCTGCCTCTGGCGCACAAGCTGGCGCTTGAAAATCTGGCGAAGACCGATGACGCCAGGCGAACCGAACTTGCCTGGCTGCTCCCGAGCTTGACGGCGGCCATCGAGCGCCCGCACGTCGATGCCGGGATGTTGGCGAAAGCGGCTGGAAAATATGAAGGTCGCCAGATCATCCTGGACAATGGCACGCTCTACTATATCTGGCGCGACCGGTTTCGGGTCGCGCTCGAGCCGATCGGTCCCAACCTGTTCGCGGTGGAAGGCGTGTCGGATTTTCGATACCGCTTGGATGTTTCGCGCGGAAAAGTGACGGCGCTGGAACGCGTGAACATGGACGGCAGCATCCAGAGGTACAAGCGCCTTGACTAAGGAGACACCTCAACCGGCCGCGATCGATGACGCCGTGTTTCTCGGCCGCGCTGTCGAACGGCTGAGCGTCCTGATCGCTGAGCAATCCAAGGCCGTCTTCGATACGATGGGGATCGTCATCCCGGTCCGTTCGTGTTCGCTGATGACTGTTCTTGCAACGCTCGGCACGGCCTCCGCCGCGGATCTGGCGCGCGAACTCGGACATTCGCACCAGCTGGTCATGCAAAAGATACCAAAGCTGCTCCGCCTGGGCCTCATACAGTATCGGAACGATGACAATGATGCCCGGCGACGGATATTCATGCCCACGGATGAAGGCTTGTCGCAGCTCGCGAAATTCGAGCAGTGCACGGTGCTGATCCGGGGGGCCTATGCCGCCTTGTTTGCGGAGGTGGGGGATGTCAGGCAATTCGTGGATCGGGCCGCCGATGCGCTCAACGAGAGGCCGCTGGACAAGCGCATCCATTCCCCTGCGCGTTTTACCTGATGCAAACCAGTTTTGTATTCATTTTTTACTGACTATACCCATGCTTTCCATCACCCTGGCCGCATTATCCTTGCAGTCGATATCCTCGGGTCTGGCATCGATCAGTTGAATCAGCGACAAAAGATGCGCCTTGTTCTGCGCCAGGCGTACTTCCAGGGACTCGATATCGACGATCTTCTTTTTGAGCGCTACCATCAGCGCATCATGTTTCCATGATGAAATATCCTCCGGCAAGACTTGCTTGATTTCGTCCAGGGAAAAGCCCGCCTGCTGGGCGTCGCTGATAATGGACAGTACCGCCACCGCTTCCAGAGGATAGTCGCGGTAGCCGTTCGATTGCCGGTCCACGGCTTTCAGCAAGCCCTTGGATTCATAGAAGCGTATCGTGGATGCCGCCAGGCCGCTGCGCTTGGCCAGTTCGCCAATTTTCATCGTTTTTCCCGCTCCCTTAGTATGGTTTGTTATTCCGCAGGGCCGTGAGCAGCGCTTGCGCCACTTCCTTGCTCGATCCGGGGTTCTGGCCCGTGACGAGGCGGCCATCGGTCATGACGAAGCTGCCGAACGGGATGAAGCTTTTATCATATAGCGCTCCCCTGCCCTCGAGCTCGCTTTGCAGCAGATAGGGTACCTGCTCCTTGATGCCGGCCAGCGATTCCTCCGTATTCGAAAAACCCGTCACTCGGCGCCCTTGTATCAGCGGCTTGCCGTTATCGTCTTGCAGATCGAGCAGGCCGGCGGCGCCATGGCAGACGGAAGAAACGATGCCGCCGTTGCGGTAGATCGCCTCGGCAATGCGCTTGAGCTCCTGGTTGCCCTTGAAATCCCACATCGTGCCATGGCCGCCCGTGTAGAAAATAGCCTGGTAGGCAGCAGGGTCGATGTCGGCCGGCGCGTGCGTCGATTCCAGCGCCGCCATGAAAGCGGGATCTTTCAAATGGTTTTTGGCCGCCGCATCCATATACAGCCATCCCAGGCTGCGCTCATCGAGCGGCACGGCGCCGCCGTTCGGGCTGACGAAGTCGACGCCAAAGCCGGCGTCCTTCAGCGCGTCATACACATGCGTCAATTCCGTGAGCCAGAGCCCCGTATGGTCGCTTCTGCTCGGATACTGGGAATGGTTGGTCATGACCACGAGTACTGTGCCCGGTTCCCGCTTTGGCGACGCCGGTTCTGCAGCGACCATCTGCGCAAACAGGAGCGGCATGAAGGCGAGGAAAAGCTGCTTGAAAACTGACATGGGATCGTCCTCCTGATGGTTGCGTGGCCTGCACCATGTGATCCACTATAAGCTTAAAGCCAACTTGAATGTCAAGCGGCAGATGGGTGGTGGCAGGATTTTTGTTGTCTCAAGGTGCTGCATTTCTTGCAGCCCGTGTCGCGAACGGGACACAGGCAAAAAAAGTGCATTTCAGGGCTTGACCTTCAAGTTAGCTTAAAGCTTATCGTGAGGCCATCGCAACCTTGGAGATAAGCATGAACCCCTTTACCGCACTGACATTGCCCAATGGGACCGTCATTCCCAACCGCCTGGCCAAAGCCGCCATGGAAGAGAATATGGCCGACAAGGACCACGCTCCTTCGGACGAGCTGATCCGCCTGTACCAGTCGTGGGCCGACGGTGGTGTTGGCTTGATGATTACGGGAAACGTGATGATCGACCGCCGCGCCATGACGGGGGCAGGCGGGGTGGTGCTTGAGTCCGAGCAATTTGGCGCCCGCTTCGAGCAGTGGTCACGCACCGCCCGTTCGCGCGGGGCGCAGGTCTGGATGCAGATCAACCATCCAGGACGCCAGATGCCTGCCGCCATGGGACAGGAAACCATGGCGCCATCACCTGTGCCTATGGATATGGGCAACTTTTCAAAGCAGTTTTCCGCGCCGCGGGAAATGACGGAAGCCGATATTGCCGACGTGAAGCAGCGCTTTGTCCATACCGCCAAGCTGGCGGCACAGTTCGGCTTTACGGGCGTGCAAATCCATGCCGCGCACGGCTACCTGCTCAGCCAGTTCCTCTCCCCTATTACGAATAAACGCAGGGACCGGTGGGGCGGCTCGCTCGAAAACCGGGCGCGGCTGCTGGTCGATGTTGTCAACGGGGTGCGGCAAGCTGTGGGCCAAGGCTTTGCCGTCGCGGTGAAGCTCAACTCGGCGGATTTCCAGAAAGGCGGCTTCAGTTCGGAAGATGCCAAGCATGTAGTTTCCATGCTCAATACCCTGGGCGTGGACCTGATTGAATTGTCCGGCGGCAGTTATGAAGCCCCTGCGATGCATGGCCAGACCCGCGACGGCCGCACCTTGGCCCGCGAAGCCTATTTCCTGGAATTCGCGAAGGACATCGCCACCGTGGCCCGGATGCCCATCATGGTGACGGGCGGCATACGCCGTTACCCGGTGGTCGAGCAAGTATTGAACAGCGGCATTGCCATGGCAGGCATGGGAACGGCGCTGGCCATCGATCCGCAGTTGCCGGAAGCATGGCGTTCCGATCAATCGGCAAGCCCCTTGCTCAGGGCCATTACCTGGAAAAACAAGGTGCTGTCGTCGATCGGCTATATGGCGATGGTGAAGTATCAGCTGCGGCGCCTGAGTCAGGGCAAGCAAACAAGGCCCAATGTGGCGCCCGCCCTGGCGCTAGCGATGCAGCAATGGGAAACCGCCGTCAGGAACCGGCAGTATCGCCGCAGGATGAACGGGCTCGCGGCAAGCGGCCTGTAAATGGAATTTACCCAAATCAAACAGTGAAGGTGCAAGCAATGAACATGACAATTGCCGCGGCAGTATCAACATTGATGCTAAGTATCGCCGCGAGCCCATCCCGGGCAGAAATTCCTGCGACAAACACGCAGGTCTTCATTGATATCGCCGGCCATGACGTGCCGGTGGCGGCTGGCGGCTTGTATGACCGCTTTCGCTCGAATCCACCGTTATCGGTCATCGCGTCGGAAGCGCCGCAACTAGACCTGAGCTGGTTCCAGGGCATTCAAAAAGAAAAGGTCGCCATCGGCTTTGACTCATATTCACCGAACTTCTATTACAAGAACCGCAAGATCACGGCCGTATTTACGGCCGACATCGCGCGCTTGAAGGAGCTGATGCCGGAAGACATACTGAAAGAAGTGCAGCCATTGCAAGTGTGGCCGGGCCGGGGCGCGGTGGCGTTGACGGCCTACGCCTACGAATACTGCGACAACGACAGCTACAATGAAATTTCATTGGCGATCGTGACCAACAAGCCCGGCAGCTCCAGTTTTGGCCCGTTCACGTTGCTGGGCCAATCGCTGTCCAATGATTTCTGGGGCTATGTGCTCAAGCTGCCCGTGAACACGGAACTGGCCAGGGTGCGTGGTGTCGTTGGCTACAACCTGCCCAAGTGGCTGACTGGCATCGACATAAAAGAAAATGACGCAAGCATTTCCTTTGCCGTCACGGACAGCGCAACGGGACAGCTGGATTTTGTTTTTACAGGAAAAAAACTGGGCGACCTGTCGCACAAGGCAGATATGGTGACCAACAGCTTCACCAACAAGGATGGCGCCGGCAAGCTGACTTACGGCTATTCCGTTTCCCGCCAACTGAGTCATGCATCGAGCACGAACGCGGAATCGGCAAGCCTGAAACTGGGCGACGGCAGCTTTTCCCGGTATATCAAGTCATTGAAGCTGGGAAAGATGATGAAATATGAATACGTGCCAGAATTCCAGAATGCACTGTATGCCCCGAAGCCGCTACAAACCCTGGCTACAGACAAATGATTTTTATATGAGCAGCAAGCATCCTTACGGGTGCTTTTTTATAGCCGCCCTCCCAGTATAAGTTGATGTGGATCAATCAATTTTCCTGTTGTGTGCAGCAGAATATGATCATTCGCAAGGATCTGTTCTGCGCCTTGCACGATGCATTCGCCACTTCATAAGGAATACCATGATCCCCCCTACCATGAAAGCCGCCGTCGTCGAGCAACTGGGCCAGCCGCTGGTGCTGCGCGAGGTTCCCGTGCCGGTGCCAGGCCCCGGCCAGATCCTCGTCAAGACGGAAGCGTGCGGCGTCTGCCACACTGACTTGCATGCGGCGCGCGGGGACTGGCCCGTCAAGCCGACGCCGCCGTTCATTCCCGGCCACGAAGGCATCGGCCTGGTGGTGGCCGTGGGCACGGGCGTGACCGAAGTGCAACTGGGCGACCGGGTCGGCGTGCCCTGGCTGTACTCGGCGTGCGGCCATTGCGAACATT
This genomic interval carries:
- a CDS encoding VOC family protein, which produces MLDHMTFRVTDIGRAKAFYSAALAPLGYSLCFEGNYGANMLGFAYPDASEPDGKKADVWFIDGPSPYGGPPATTGCHLAWRAETRAQVDAFYLAAITAGGKDNGAPGLRLDYHPHYYGAFVIDLEGNNIEAVCHQPG
- a CDS encoding S41 family peptidase, encoding MRYHSCLLQALSALSIVCASGAFAEVPGISRDEKGAIIASLDSTLNANYPFPDIARKITPVLQERLKKGDYDAATTKAAFASKLTDDLLKVSGDLHFFVGADAKWIAEFKAKANPALKAKIRKEELSTLEESNFGFDEVARLKGNIGYIRFSYFADPELAYDTAASAMRFVGNTDAVIIDLRYNNGGHLEMAQFLASYFFSSEKDQLLFDYYYNEDGKRIQRGQWVLPGLPGKRMVDKPVYILTGSTSFSSAEWFSYAMKKLGRATLIGERTAGGAHPVARKPLNDDFFLQVPIGQIQDPVDHGDFEGAGVQPDIPSPSIRALPLAHKLALENLAKTDDARRTELAWLLPSLTAAIERPHVDAGMLAKAAGKYEGRQIILDNGTLYYIWRDRFRVALEPIGPNLFAVEGVSDFRYRLDVSRGKVTALERVNMDGSIQRYKRLD
- a CDS encoding MarR family winged helix-turn-helix transcriptional regulator, which encodes MTKETPQPAAIDDAVFLGRAVERLSVLIAEQSKAVFDTMGIVIPVRSCSLMTVLATLGTASAADLARELGHSHQLVMQKIPKLLRLGLIQYRNDDNDARRRIFMPTDEGLSQLAKFEQCTVLIRGAYAALFAEVGDVRQFVDRAADALNERPLDKRIHSPARFT
- a CDS encoding MerR family transcriptional regulator, yielding MKIGELAKRSGLAASTIRFYESKGLLKAVDRQSNGYRDYPLEAVAVLSIISDAQQAGFSLDEIKQVLPEDISSWKHDALMVALKKKIVDIESLEVRLAQNKAHLLSLIQLIDARPEDIDCKDNAARVMESMGIVSKK
- a CDS encoding type 1 glutamine amidotransferase domain-containing protein, whose protein sequence is MSVFKQLFLAFMPLLFAQMVAAEPASPKREPGTVLVVMTNHSQYPSRSDHTGLWLTELTHVYDALKDAGFGVDFVSPNGGAVPLDERSLGWLYMDAAAKNHLKDPAFMAALESTHAPADIDPAAYQAIFYTGGHGTMWDFKGNQELKRIAEAIYRNGGIVSSVCHGAAGLLDLQDDNGKPLIQGRRVTGFSNTEESLAGIKEQVPYLLQSELEGRGALYDKSFIPFGSFVMTDGRLVTGQNPGSSKEVAQALLTALRNNKPY
- a CDS encoding NADH:flavin oxidoreductase/NADH oxidase family protein translates to MNPFTALTLPNGTVIPNRLAKAAMEENMADKDHAPSDELIRLYQSWADGGVGLMITGNVMIDRRAMTGAGGVVLESEQFGARFEQWSRTARSRGAQVWMQINHPGRQMPAAMGQETMAPSPVPMDMGNFSKQFSAPREMTEADIADVKQRFVHTAKLAAQFGFTGVQIHAAHGYLLSQFLSPITNKRRDRWGGSLENRARLLVDVVNGVRQAVGQGFAVAVKLNSADFQKGGFSSEDAKHVVSMLNTLGVDLIELSGGSYEAPAMHGQTRDGRTLAREAYFLEFAKDIATVARMPIMVTGGIRRYPVVEQVLNSGIAMAGMGTALAIDPQLPEAWRSDQSASPLLRAITWKNKVLSSIGYMAMVKYQLRRLSQGKQTRPNVAPALALAMQQWETAVRNRQYRRRMNGLAASGL
- a CDS encoding acetoacetate decarboxylase (ADC), whose translation is MNMTIAAAVSTLMLSIAASPSRAEIPATNTQVFIDIAGHDVPVAAGGLYDRFRSNPPLSVIASEAPQLDLSWFQGIQKEKVAIGFDSYSPNFYYKNRKITAVFTADIARLKELMPEDILKEVQPLQVWPGRGAVALTAYAYEYCDNDSYNEISLAIVTNKPGSSSFGPFTLLGQSLSNDFWGYVLKLPVNTELARVRGVVGYNLPKWLTGIDIKENDASISFAVTDSATGQLDFVFTGKKLGDLSHKADMVTNSFTNKDGAGKLTYGYSVSRQLSHASSTNAESASLKLGDGSFSRYIKSLKLGKMMKYEYVPEFQNALYAPKPLQTLATDK